In Strigops habroptila isolate Jane unplaced genomic scaffold, bStrHab1.2.pri NC_044300.1_ctg1, whole genome shotgun sequence, a single genomic region encodes these proteins:
- the LOC115618932 gene encoding natterin-3-like, with protein MRMLELFLLLFLLQDAGMSPMGAMGIPQPRGSSRSPRWVPRTEDPPSPLKWVQFRGQVPNDTVSNWNDYAKRLEFVCSAASCDTGAHVPARGPFCFYPFAEREHRSEDFKLLVNTGGFEALRWVDASFGAVPEGAVESCPYDDIFVARTSYGLGKVVKEERAAFVVVDGEEVWFKWYQVLVAHKGPSNVTIGDVLYNVSEAVVSTEDVTLTQSTVRNQGCGAQPSAIPMEEATEVEHDWELTPKLFSSIQGVLEAAPLLFNGTSWDVANVSTMPWAGGASTSEYVLHKHVLEQEVAPGTACAVALVGRRVDARVPFTARVTRVYGDGFRHRVAAAGWARTRSVLGVSPSFGPCWPIDVEPPCRV; from the exons ATGCGGATGCTCGAG ctcttcctcctcctcttcctcctccaagaTGCTGGAATGTCTCCAATGGGAGCGATGGGAATTCCACAGCCCCGGG GCAGCAGCCGGAGCCCACGGTGGGTGCCACGCACCGAGGACCCCCCTTCGCCCCTCAAGTGGGTGCAGTTCAGAGGCCAAGTGCCCAACGACACCGTGTCCAACTGGAACGACTACGCCAAGAGGCTGGAATTCGTCTGCTCGGCGGCGAGCTGCGACACGGGCGCCCACGTCCCCGCGCGGGGACCCTTCTGCTTCTACCCCTTCGCCGAGCGGGAGCATCGCAGCGAGGACTTCAAGCTCCTGGTCAACACCGGTGGCTTCGAGGCGCTGCGCTGGGTGGACGCGTCCTTCGGCGCCGTGCCCGAGGGCGCCGTGGAGAGTTGTCCCTACGACGACATCTTCGTGGCCAGGACCAGCTACGGCTTGGGCAAGGTGGTGAAGGAGGAACGAGCCGCCTTCGTGGTGGTGGATGGGGAGGAGGTTTGGTTCAAGTGGTACCAGGTTCTCGTGGCCCACAAGGGTCCATCCAACGTCACCATCGGTGATGTCCTCTACAACGTGAGCGAGGCCGTGGTGAGCACCGAGGACGTCACCCTGACCCAAAGCACGGTGAGGAACCAGGGCTGCGGCGCCCAGCCCAGCGCCATCCCCATGGAGGAGGCCACCGAGGTGGAGCACGACTGGGAGCTCACCCCCAAACTCTTCTCCAGCATCCAAGGGGTGCTCGAAGCCGCCCCATTGCTCTTCAACGGGACGAGCTGGGACGTGGCCAATGTCAGCACCATGCCCTGGGCAGGAGGAGCCAGCACCAGTGAGTACGTGCTCCACAAGCacgtgctggagcaggaggtggcacCCGGCACCGCGTGCGCCGTGGCGCTGGTTGGGCGCCGCGTGGACGCCCGTGTCCCCTTCACCGCCCGGGTGACGCGGGTCTATGGGGATGGGTTCCGGCACCGCGTGGCCGCGGCCGGGTGGGCTCGGACCCGCTCGGTGCTGGGTGTCAGCCCCAGCTTCGGGCCCTGTTGGCCCATTGACGTGGAGCCGCCGTGCCGGGTGTGA